Within the Gordonia westfalica genome, the region CAACGTCAGCGACCGTGATCTCATTGGTTACTTCGTGATGGCCTGGAACCACTGGCGCCGTGGTGGGAACACGTCCAAGCTGCAGATGCCCAGAGGCGGGGCCTGGACGCGCGAGTCCTTCCCCGAGGCGGTCTGACTCATGTCCTTCTCGCACTACGCAGATCCAGTCCCTGTAGTAGCAGATGAAAACAGGAAGGTCCACGTATCGCTCGGTGAGGTGAGCGGCCTCGACCTGGCGTACCTGTCGGTTGAGTCCCCGTCCGGCCGGGGTGAAGTGGTTCTCACGCTCGCCGAGCTACGCGACGTGTACAGAGCAATGCAGGAGGCCGATCCGGACTGGCGTGAGCCCAGCGGCGGCTACTACCTCTACCGAGTTGCGATCACGAGCTATCCCGAAGG harbors:
- a CDS encoding DUF7304 family protein codes for the protein MSFSHYADPVPVVADENRKVHVSLGEVSGLDLAYLSVESPSGRGEVVLTLAELRDVYRAMQEADPDWREPSGGYYLYRVAITSYPEG